In Choloepus didactylus isolate mChoDid1 chromosome 6, mChoDid1.pri, whole genome shotgun sequence, one DNA window encodes the following:
- the LOC119537487 gene encoding olfactory receptor 51I2-like gives MGGNFHNSSGLPHFTLTGLPGLETSQHWVFLLLGALYMVSTVGNGLILFIIKEEQSLHQPMYYFLSLLSINDLGVSFSTLPTVLATYCFHLREISFDSCMAQMFFIHLFSFMESGILLSMSFDRYVAICNPLRYATVLTNVHMLCMGLSVFIRSFCMVFPLPFLLKRLSFCKTNILSHAYCLHPDLIRLPCDDVTINNIFGLFIVISTFGLDSALILLSYVLILRSVLAIASREERLKTFNTCVSHICAVLIFYVPMVGVSMAARYGRHAPQYVHTLMSLVYLFVPPMLNPVIYSIKTKEIRQRLCKILLGTKF, from the coding sequence ATGGGAGGTAACTTCCACAACAGCTCAGGGCTGCCTCACTTCACCCTGACAGGGCTACCCGGGCTGGAGACCTCCCAGCACTGGGTGTTTCTGCTCCTTGGTGCCCTCTACATGGTCTCCACTGTGGGCAATGGCCTTATCCTTTTCATTATCAAGGAGGAGCAGAGCTTGCATCAGCCTATGTACTACTTCCTGTCCCTACTCTCAATCAATGACCTGGGTGTATCCTTCTCCACACTGCCCACGGTGCTGGCCACATATTGCTTCCACCTAAGGGAAATCAGCTTTGACTCTTGCATGGCTCAGATGTTCTTTATCCACCTCTTCTCCTTCATGGAGTCTGGGATCCTGCTGTCCATGAGCtttgaccgctatgtggccatctgtaacccTCTGCGCTATGCCACAGTGCTCACCAATGTCCACATGTTGTGCATGGGCTTGTCTGTTTTCATCCGCAGTTTCTGCATGGTTTTCccacttcctttccttctgaagagGCTGTCCTTCTGCAAGACAAATATACTCTCCCACGCCTACTGCCTGCATCCAGATCTGATCCGCCTGCCTTGTGATGATGTCACCATCAACAATATTTTTGGTCTATTCATTGTCATCTCTACTTTTGGCCTGGACTCTGCACTCATTCTCCTCTCTTATGTGCTCATACTGCGCTCTGTACTGGCTATTGCCTCCCGGGAAGAGCGGCTAAAGACATTCAACACGTGCGTGTCACACATCTGTGCTGTGCTCATCTTCTACGTGCCCATGGTTGGGGTGTCCATGGCTGCTCGCTATGGGAGGCATGCCCCACAATATGTGCACACGCTCATGTCCCTGGTATATCTCTTTGTGCCCCCAATGCTCAATCCTGTCATCTATTCCATCAAAACAAAAGAGATTCGTCAGAGGCTTTGCAAAATACTGCTGGGAACAAAATTTTGA